The genomic DNA CAATAATGACTAAAAAGAAAATTGTTTTAGCAGAAGACAACTCTACACTTTCATTGTTATTGAAATTTAGATTGGAGAAAGAGGGATACGAATTATTTATGGCAGAAGACGGTAGGACAGCTCTGGATTTAATCGAAAAAGAAACACCAGATTTAGTTTTAACAGACATTATGATGCCGTTTGTTAGCGGGCTGGAGGTAATAAGTCATGTCCGCTTAAAATTAGATTCGGATACACCTATTATTGTATTCTCATCTGCTGGTCAAGAAGAAATGGTTATCAAGGCTTTTAATCTGGGAGCCAACGATTTTATGGGCAAACCATTTAGTCCTAATGAATTAATAATTAGAGTAAAAAGGCTTTTAAACTAATTCGTGTTTTATATGGAAGCTTATCAATATCTTATTGATCATTTCAATGAAGCCCCGCTCTTAATACAAATAGCTTGGGCAATGAGTTGTACATTACTTTTGGCCATAGTTGTTCTTACCTTATACTTAAAACTAATTCGTGCTGCACTAAGAAAAAAAAATATAGAAACTGCCAAGTTTAGAGAAGATTACGAATCGACATTAATTGAATATTTGTATTCCGGTGCTGAAGATGGAGACATTACCGATCATCAAATAGCCATAATAGAAAAGCTAAAAGCTTCAGTACATGTAAAATCAAAACGTAAAATAATCATTTCCATTTTATATAATTTAATGAATGAAGTTTCTGGGGAAATGTCCGATTCCATTAAATTACTTTATTTCAAAACGGGGCTCTATAATTATGCTTTGGCGCGTTTAGAAAATAAAAATTGGTACATCATAGCCAAAGGCATCGGAGAACTAACCCGTTTTAAAATTGAAGAAGCACATGATCTTGTAGAACCATTTATTAAGCACCCAAGACTTGAGGTTAGAAAAGAAACCCAATTATACATGGTTAATATGTTTCGGTTTAATGGGCTTTCTTTTTTAGACGAACTTAAAACCCCATTATCTGAATGGGCACAGGTACAATTACTGGAAACACTTCAGAAGTTTGACGATCAACAAATTTGCGATATTAAACCCTGGTTAAAATCTTCAAATCATACAGTCGTTTTATTTGCCCTAAAACTAGCCAAGATGTATAACCAATTTGAAGTTAAAGATACTTTAATGGAGTTGTTATCTCACTCAATAAAAAAGATTAGAGTTAGAGCTATTGAAGTATTAACAAGCCTATATGGAATAGAAGCAAAAGAAATGCTAAAAGCTAATTTTAACGAACTAAGTTTAGAAGAACAAATTAGTTTTTTTGGTTTACTCGAAAAATTAGTGGTTCCATCTGACGAACCTTTTATTGAAAAACATCTTTTTCATAAAAATTTCGAAATACAATTGCTGGCACTTAAAATATTAAAATCTATCAACCTAGATAAATTTATGGGGCTTAGCAGATCCCCTAAAAGCATAGGTAATAAAAAGATATTAAAATTTGTAACTAACACTTAATTATGGATACTAGTACAGTTAAAATAATTTTACAAATACTGCACTACCTGTTTTTTGGGTACGCATTTGCTGCAATTACCTCTTATATCATTCTATCGGTAATCTCTGGTAAAGAAACCATAGAATATCTTAAAAAAAATAGTTTTGTTAACTATAAAGACATCTTATCTTCCACTATGTCCCCCTCTATAACCATAATTGCACCAGCATATAATGAGAGTTTAAATGTTGTTGAAAATGTAAGGTCGCTATTATCCAATCATTATGTTAATTACAATGTAATTATTATTAACGATGGTAGTACAGATAACAGTTTAGAAAAACTCATTGAGGCTTACGATTTAGAGAAGGTTGATTTTATAATTAATGAAAAAATTAAAACCCAATCCTTGCGTGCTGGTGTATTTAAATCTAAAAACCCTGCCTTCGAAAAGTTGATGGTCGTCGATAAAAAAAACGGAGGGAAAGCAGATGCCTTAAACATGGGGTTAAATATTAGTAAAAGTAAGTACGTAGCCTGTATAGATGTAGACTGTTTACTGTTAGAAAATGCCCTTCAAAAAATGATTAAACCTTTTTTAGAAGAAACCGATGCTAAAGTTATCGCTACAGGAGGCGTTATTCGTATTGCTAACTCTTGTATTATTAGAGGCGGTAAATTAATTGATGTTAATCTACCCAAAGCACTTTTGGTACAATCACAAATATTAGAATATTTAAGAGCCTTTTTATTAGGCAGAATGGCATGGAGCCGATTAAACGGTTTATTAGTAATATCTGGTGCTTTTGGCATATTTGATAAAGAAATAGCTATTGCCGTGGGAGGTTACGATACTCAAACCGTGGGAGAAGACATGGAAATTATTGTACGTATGCGACGCTATATGGAAGAGAAAAATGAAAAATATAAAGTGTCTTATATTCCTGATCCGCTATGCTGGACAGAAGCTCCCGATAATTATAAAATATTTATTTCCCAACGCAATAGATGGACACGTGGCACTATAGAAACACTAAAAAAACATCGGAAAATTGGTTTCAACAGAAACTATGGTTCCTTTGGCATGCTAAGCTATCCATATTGGCTAATATTTGAACGTCTTGCTCCTATAATAGAAACTGTAGGTATTATTTATTTTGCCATTCTGGTTATTCTTAAAGAAGTACGATGGGAATACGCACTGTCATTTCTCATGCTCGCCTATATCTTTTCTGTGCTATTTTCGATAATAGCACTTTACTCTGAAGAGTTAACATTCCATCAATACAAAAAGAAAGGCACAGGTTACAAATTAGTTTTACTAACAGCACTTGAGCCCTTTGTTTTACATCCATTTATTCTATATGCAGCCATAAAAGGGAATTACGATTACTACTTTAATAAGAAAAAGAAATGGGGCGTTATGCAACGAAAAGGTCTAACCTCATCATAGTTTAAAAACACAAGTACTTATGACATTTAATATCGAAAAAGAAGCCATAAATAAATACGTGTATTTAACTATATCATTAATTGGTGCGTTGTGGTTTGTAAGTTTATTTGAGCTTTTTGCTGTAAAAACATCTGAAACTAATATTTTTTTAGCCTCAATTTATAAGCTTGTTAATGATTTTTGGAGTGGTTTAATTATAGGCACTTTACTACTTCCTCTTTTTTTATTATTAAACTCATTAATAAAAAAGGAAGCCATTATCATAACAAAAGTATTGTTTATTTTATTTGTAATTATTCAATTTTCACTTGTAAAATATAGCTTAACAACCAATTTAAATTTAGGAGTCGACATTTTAGGATATTCATTTAATGATGCTTTTAGCACCGTTTCAGTATCAGAATCAATTTCTTTTACTTATTTTTTTCCATTCATAATATTCCCTTTATTCTTCTTATTGTTATATAAATATATTAACAATACTATAATCAAAAGAAAGTTAATAGGCGTAGGTATTTTATCAATACTGTTATTAGGGTGCTTAAAATTAATTATCCCCACAGCATCGAGTAAACCACATCAAAATAAAATTTCTTTTTTAGTAAACGATATTATAAAATTTCAACGTGAAAAGAGCAAATTAAATAGTTCCGAATTTGCAAACAGAACTGATTACCCATTATTAAAATCAGCTAATAGTCCCAAAGATGTACTATCGCCGTTCTTAACATTTAAAGAAGATAAACCTAACATCGTATTCATTGTAGTAGAAGGATTGGGAAGCGAATTTGTAGATGGAAATGAATATAGCGGTTTTACTCCATATTTAGATTCGCTAATATCAAAATCATTGTACTGGAAAAATTTTGTAAGCACCACGGGAAGATCATTCGGGATCTTACCCTCTTTGTTTGGGTCTTTACCTTATGGTGAAACAGGTTTTTTAGATGTAACAAAAACACCTTCGCACATATCACTTATTAGCGTCCTAAAAGCAAATGGATATAAAACGTCTTATTATTCTGGAGGACCATCTAGTTTTGACCGAAAAATTAATTTTTTAGAGTATAATGGTATTGAAACCCTCGTAGACGAAAATAAATACGGCCCTTCTTTTGAAAAAACAAAAGGTAACGATGGTGGTTTTTCTTGGGGATATCCAGATAGTGAAATCTTTAGAAAAGCATTAACATCTTTTCAAATAGAAAAGCAACCACGCTTAGATATCGTTATGACACTTTCTACGCATGAGCCATTTGAATTCCCTAAAAAAGAAGAATATATGGCTAAAGTTGATAAACTATTAACATCTTCTGATGAGTTAGAATCTGTAAAAAACCAGATAAATGATCATAAAGATATTTTTGGATGCCTGCTTTATACCGATAATGCCATAAAAGAATTTATGCATGGTTACGAACAACGTCCAGATTATTCAAATACCATCTTTATCATAACTGGAGATCATAGGCTGATTCCAATCACTCAAAAAGACAAACTTTGCAGGTTTCATGTTCCTTTTTTAATATACAGTCCACTATTAAAAAAAGCCGATACATTTAAATCTGTATCATCCCATTGGGATGTAACTCCAAGTGTTTTAAACACCTTAATAAAAAACTTTAAATTCAAACCATTAGATAAAACACCTTGGGTTGGAAATGGATTAGACACTACCAGACATTTTAGGAATATTCATAAAATACCTTTAATGCGTTATAAAGGAAGCATTAATGATTTTATATACAAAGACTATTTATATTCTGATGGAGAACTATTCAAAATAAATGAAAATTTTGGAACCTATAAAGTAAATGAAGAAGCCATAGTAAAAACCATGACCGATTCTTTATTGGCCTTTAAGAGGATGAATGCTTATGTTACACAACAGAATAAAATTTTCCCAGACTCACTTAATATTTATGTAACCCCAAAAACAGAATTCTCTCCAGAGCAATTAGCTACAATTAACGAACATACCAAAGGAAAAACATACGATGAAATGCTATTTATCGCCAGAGATTTATCATTTAAAAAACAATACGAAATAGCTCGCTTACTTTGTGATTATATACTCAATGAATACCCAAATTACACAGATGCCAGAATATTAAAAGGGCGGTCCTTAGCTTGGGAAAGACACTATGAAGAATCAGAAAAAGTATTACTAAATGCTATTAAAAGATCACCTTATTATGATGATGCCTATTTAGCAATTCTGGATATGTACTGGTGGTCTGGACAGGATGATAAATCCGTACAGATATTCAACCAGGCCAAAAAGAATGATGTGTTAAATGCGGACATTCCTTTTAAAATGGCTAAAGCATATCAGCGGTTAGACCATAAAGCGTTTGCTATTAAATTAATGGACAGTATTATTAAAATTCATCCAAATAATTCTGATTATCTGGCATTTAAAAAAGGCTTAAAATAAAGACCATTTAAAACTATGAACAAGTATATGTTTATCATATTAATGTCTATACATTTTGGTTCTTTTGGGCAGCAAAAAGTCTTTAAGGGAGATCCCGATAATGCTTTTAAAGTAGCAAGAGACCTCGCTTTTAACAAACAAAGAAAGGAGTCACAAGATAGTTTGCTACTCATATTAACCAAATACCCCGACTATCATGACATCCGTTCATTTTTAGCAAGCACATATTCCTGGGATGGCCATTATAAAAAAGCCAAAGAAGCGTTCAATTACGTATTAAAAAAATCGCCAGATAGATTAGATACCTGGAAAGCTGCTATTAAGAATGAATTATGGAGTGCTGCGCCATATAGTGCTTTAGAAATGGTAAAAAAAGCCTTAACGCATTTTCCTGAAAATTCAGAAATTTTATACTTAAAAGCAAGTGCAGAAGATGCTTCAAATAACCCTGAAGAAGCTCTGGCAACTATAAAAACCATTTTAAAAAACGACTCCAAACACGAAAAAGCCATCGCTTACAAAGCAAGCCTAACAACTAAATTAAGCCTAAATACTATCGGATTAAAAGCGTCAGTGGATTTATATTCACAGGTCTTTGATCCCATGCAGTTTTATTTAATAAAATATGCCCGAGCTACTAAATACGGAAGCATTCATACCAAAATTAATTTTAACAGGCGTTTTCAATCTAATGGTGTTCAGTTTGAAGTTGATATGTATCCCAGAATAGTTAACGGTTTATATGCTTATTTAAATTTTGGAGTGGCTAATTCATTTTTATTTCCAGATGTAAGGTATGGCGCAGAATTATATAAATCGTTGCCAAAAAGCTTTGAAGCTTCATTAGGTTTTAGAGCTTTAAAATTTAGTTCGACAACCACCATATACACAGGCTCTATTGGCTGGTATCAAAAAAATAATTATTGGGCATTTAGAGCTTATGTAACACCTGGCGAACCTAAAGCGAGTAAATCTGGAACGCTTAGTTTTAGAAAATACAGAAGAGATGTTAATAATTATTTTAGTGTTGATGTTGGTGCAGGTTTTTCACCCGAAGAAAACAGGTTTAATTTCGGAGGTAATGAAGATGCCATTATTAATCTGCAATCCCAAAAGTTTAATTTAGGATATTATTTTTCTTCAAAAAACAACCATAATCTTTGGGGGGCTCAGGCAGGAATAGCCCATCAGGAAATTAGCTTTAATCCAGGTACTTATTTCTGGATTTATTCGTTTTCATTATCTTGGGACTTATTATTTAAGTAATAAATTTCAATCAAAAATCAATAAAATTAGATGAATCAAAAACTTAAAACATCTATTGCATTTGCAAAAAACTTATTAGTTACTGGTGCTATATCTGAAACCAGTAGACAGGTTGAAATTGATATTTGTAAACACATTCCAACAGAAGACAATAAAGTTATTGTTGAATTTGGAATGGGACACGGTAATATTACTCAGGAAATATTAAATACCATGGCGCCAACATCAAAACTATATGCTTTTGAGGTAAAAGAAAGTTTCTGTGATCATGTAAAAAGAAACATAACGGATAATAGATTAGTTATTGTTAATGATGGCGCTCAAAACTTAAAAAGACATGTAAAAGAAAATGTAAATGCTGTAATTTCATCTATTCCATTTTCTTTTTTCAGTAAAGAAAAAGGCTTGGCTATTATACAGGATGCTTATGATCTTTTAGAAAATAATGCCTATTACAGTCAGGTTTTATATACCAAATTCAACTTCAAGAAATTT from Flavivirga abyssicola includes the following:
- a CDS encoding response regulator transcription factor, translating into MTKKKIVLAEDNSTLSLLLKFRLEKEGYELFMAEDGRTALDLIEKETPDLVLTDIMMPFVSGLEVISHVRLKLDSDTPIIVFSSAGQEEMVIKAFNLGANDFMGKPFSPNELIIRVKRLLN
- a CDS encoding glycosyltransferase family 2 protein; this encodes MDTSTVKIILQILHYLFFGYAFAAITSYIILSVISGKETIEYLKKNSFVNYKDILSSTMSPSITIIAPAYNESLNVVENVRSLLSNHYVNYNVIIINDGSTDNSLEKLIEAYDLEKVDFIINEKIKTQSLRAGVFKSKNPAFEKLMVVDKKNGGKADALNMGLNISKSKYVACIDVDCLLLENALQKMIKPFLEETDAKVIATGGVIRIANSCIIRGGKLIDVNLPKALLVQSQILEYLRAFLLGRMAWSRLNGLLVISGAFGIFDKEIAIAVGGYDTQTVGEDMEIIVRMRRYMEEKNEKYKVSYIPDPLCWTEAPDNYKIFISQRNRWTRGTIETLKKHRKIGFNRNYGSFGMLSYPYWLIFERLAPIIETVGIIYFAILVILKEVRWEYALSFLMLAYIFSVLFSIIALYSEELTFHQYKKKGTGYKLVLLTALEPFVLHPFILYAAIKGNYDYYFNKKKKWGVMQRKGLTSS
- a CDS encoding sulfatase-like hydrolase/transferase, which produces MTFNIEKEAINKYVYLTISLIGALWFVSLFELFAVKTSETNIFLASIYKLVNDFWSGLIIGTLLLPLFLLLNSLIKKEAIIITKVLFILFVIIQFSLVKYSLTTNLNLGVDILGYSFNDAFSTVSVSESISFTYFFPFIIFPLFFLLLYKYINNTIIKRKLIGVGILSILLLGCLKLIIPTASSKPHQNKISFLVNDIIKFQREKSKLNSSEFANRTDYPLLKSANSPKDVLSPFLTFKEDKPNIVFIVVEGLGSEFVDGNEYSGFTPYLDSLISKSLYWKNFVSTTGRSFGILPSLFGSLPYGETGFLDVTKTPSHISLISVLKANGYKTSYYSGGPSSFDRKINFLEYNGIETLVDENKYGPSFEKTKGNDGGFSWGYPDSEIFRKALTSFQIEKQPRLDIVMTLSTHEPFEFPKKEEYMAKVDKLLTSSDELESVKNQINDHKDIFGCLLYTDNAIKEFMHGYEQRPDYSNTIFIITGDHRLIPITQKDKLCRFHVPFLIYSPLLKKADTFKSVSSHWDVTPSVLNTLIKNFKFKPLDKTPWVGNGLDTTRHFRNIHKIPLMRYKGSINDFIYKDYLYSDGELFKINENFGTYKVNEEAIVKTMTDSLLAFKRMNAYVTQQNKIFPDSLNIYVTPKTEFSPEQLATINEHTKGKTYDEMLFIARDLSFKKQYEIARLLCDYILNEYPNYTDARILKGRSLAWERHYEESEKVLLNAIKRSPYYDDAYLAILDMYWWSGQDDKSVQIFNQAKKNDVLNADIPFKMAKAYQRLDHKAFAIKLMDSIIKIHPNNSDYLAFKKGLK
- a CDS encoding YaiO family outer membrane beta-barrel protein, producing MNKYMFIILMSIHFGSFGQQKVFKGDPDNAFKVARDLAFNKQRKESQDSLLLILTKYPDYHDIRSFLASTYSWDGHYKKAKEAFNYVLKKSPDRLDTWKAAIKNELWSAAPYSALEMVKKALTHFPENSEILYLKASAEDASNNPEEALATIKTILKNDSKHEKAIAYKASLTTKLSLNTIGLKASVDLYSQVFDPMQFYLIKYARATKYGSIHTKINFNRRFQSNGVQFEVDMYPRIVNGLYAYLNFGVANSFLFPDVRYGAELYKSLPKSFEASLGFRALKFSSTTTIYTGSIGWYQKNNYWAFRAYVTPGEPKASKSGTLSFRKYRRDVNNYFSVDVGAGFSPEENRFNFGGNEDAIINLQSQKFNLGYYFSSKNNHNLWGAQAGIAHQEISFNPGTYFWIYSFSLSWDLLFK
- a CDS encoding class I SAM-dependent methyltransferase, whose protein sequence is MNQKLKTSIAFAKNLLVTGAISETSRQVEIDICKHIPTEDNKVIVEFGMGHGNITQEILNTMAPTSKLYAFEVKESFCDHVKRNITDNRLVIVNDGAQNLKRHVKENVNAVISSIPFSFFSKEKGLAIIQDAYDLLENNAYYSQVLYTKFNFKKFQQIFEACEMTSNKNFITEYIYHCRKVRN